The Argentina anserina chromosome 5, drPotAnse1.1, whole genome shotgun sequence genome includes the window ATATGAACAAATATCCCAGTGCTCTTTGGATCTGAAATTTACAGAAAAAATGACAGAAGGCAGCAGAGAAGAAATCAACCAAGACGAAATCACAGCCCCTCTCAGTAAGAACATATCTTTTCTCCTTTCTCTCACAGATGATGTATGTACTGTTCATGCTTAACTGTATTTGTATGTTCATTTTGCAGTTTCTAGAGATGAAGGTCAAACCTCATCTCCatcggaagaagaagaaaactcaCCGGTGAAGCAAGTCGCCCTGACGGTGCCAATCGGAGACGACCCTTCCCTCCCCGTCCTAACCTTCCGAATGTGGGTCCTAGGAACCCTCTCCTGCGTCCTCCTCTCTTTCCTCAACCAGTTCTTCTGGTACCGGACGGAGCCGCTGTCCATAACAGCCATCTCGGCTCAGATAGCCGTCGTGCCCCTCGGCCAGTTCATGGCGTCTAGGATCACGACGCGCGTCTTCTTCAAGGGGACCAGATGGGAGTTCACCCTCAACCCTGGTCCCTTTAACGTAAAAGAACACGTCCTCATCACCATCTTCGCCAACTCCGGCGCCGGAACAGTCTACGCCATTCATATTGTGACGGTGGTTAAGGTTTTCTACAAGAAACACATCACGTTCTTCGTCTCCTTGCTTGTCATCTTAACAACTCAGGTAAACTAACGTCTGTTGGTCAATTTGATGTACGTCGTTGAAGGTTCTATCTTGTATCGTGAAAGTCTGATATAGGTATGGTATATAGTTTGCTGAGTAGGTGATTTGAATGGTTGGTAGGTGTTGGGGTTTGGCTGGGCTGGGATTTTCAGGAGGTACTTGGTCGAACCGGCAGCTATGTGGTGGCCAGCAAATTTGGTTCAAGTTTCATTGTTTAGGTACGAACATGCATATTCAAATGTTAATTTATTTCCCTTAATTTAGATTAGAATGTTCGTTCTGTCATTATTCTATGGCCGGACATCCACGGATTCCGGTATCTTTGGGTGGTTTAGGATATGATTCTCTTGACCGGTTGAGAGTACGATGGAACTCAATAGAATGGTAAGAAGGGTAGGTACGGTGTTGCGTTTAAGCAGTGTCTTTTTCAAACCTTCATGCATCCGACAAGAAAACAATATCAATATATGCGCAAAACAACAAGGTATTTCAGCTGTAAATATACGTAATATTTTGCTGTAAATTTGATGTACGTATATAGGAGTTTTACACATTAGACGCATACATTGATTATAAATTTCGagatcaatcaatcaatcataCATGCATTATAAAAACAAATCTAAAATAAAAGTGATAAAAAGGTGAATAAAGTAAGTTAAAAACTTATGTGGTAAGAAGATAATATAGGGTGAAGAAATTGTTATTGAAAAAATGCTACTTTAGGTACTGTAATTGGGTGAATAAAGAAAATTTGAATATAAGTAGGGTGTAAAGAGATTGTAGGGTGAACAAATAAGATGTTACGGTGGAAATAGGTGCACCCTATTTAGTGTGCACGTTTATGTAAAAGTCTCAAACAAATTATCTCCGTCACTACATCAATTAGGCGATATATATACTGCTTATTATTGCATAATTTCATTGGTACCATGTACCGCTCACGCTCACAAAATGGATGACATAATATGATCACAATTATGTGGATACTTACATGGACTCGAGTCGATCATGGTTTGATAAAGTTTTTGAAATAACGACTATTTTTCATGACCAATAGACATATAATTGTATATAGATCGTACATACCAAATATACTAGGTCCGTACCTCGTGCGATGCATGTGTTAATTATTgtatttgtcattttgtaaAACGAACTTTATTTGTCATTACAtattctattttgtttttaaaaaatttatttgttttgattttttaaaaaCAATCCTTTTGTGATGTGtttaataaaaatagtatttttggtaaaacataattttgtgatttttaaaAGTGCTGACTTATAATAATCaaacaataataatttcaTTTTACAGGGCCCTCCACGAGAGAGAAGAACGGCCTAAGGGTGGCGTGACAAGGATACAGTTCTTTCTCATTGCCTTCATGTGTAGTTTTGCTTACTATGTCTTTCCCGGCTACCTCTTCACAATGCTTACTTCCCTCTCATGGATCTGCTGGATATTTCCCTCATCTGTCCTCGCCCAGCAGATCGGGTCGGGTCTTTACGGTCTTGGACTTGGAGCTTTTGGGCTCGACTGGTCCACTATCTCCTCTTACCTTGGAAGCCCACTTGCAAGCCCATGGTTTGCTACTGCCAATGTTGCTGCTGGTTTTGTGTTTGTCATGTATGTGTTGACTCCCATATGTTACTGGCTTAACGTCTACAAAGCCAAAACCTTCCCAATATATTCAGACGAACTCTTCACAGAAGACGGTCAAGAATACAACATCTCAGCAATCATCGACTCCAATTTTCATCTGAATATTACGGCCTATGAGGAAGAAGGTCCACTTTACATCAGCACATTTTTTGCAATGACTTATGGTGTTGGCTTTGCTGCTCTCACTGCTACAATTGTTCATGTTGCACTCTTCCATGGAAGGTACACAATGCACCTCACAAATGATGTGTTCGTATAACTTTCAGCATACACACACTCGATTGAAATAGATCGAGTCAATCACTGCAGGCTTGTATTGTTTGTGTTAGCTTTGTGTTTATGTCCAAAACTATGTCTTTTTTATCTTGAAAATAGAAAGTAGATAAATATCTCAATGACGCAGTTTTGCACATAAACACAATATTGTACTGAAAATATAATCAGAGGGTTTAGCTTTGTAATCGGATTTGGAAGTTGTGTTTGGGATTGTTGGAAATAACTCATTAGTTCTTAGCTCATCTGTATATGGTACGGCAGGGAAATATGGGAGCAAAGCAAATCAAGTttcaaggagaagaagatggaCATACACACAAGACTTATGCAGAGGTACAACCAAGTGCCTGAGTGGTGGTTTGTGGCCATTCTTCTGAGTAACATTGCACTCACCATTTTTACGTGCGAGTACTACAATGAACAGCTTCAATTGCCTTGGTGGGGTGTCCTTCTAGCCTGCGCTATTGCCATTTTGTTCACCCTCCCAATTGGTATCATCACTGCCATCACAAATCAGGTATCTGATCTCTCGTCACGTTTGATTATACTTCTAGCTTTCGTCCCAATTTTAGCGCAGTTATTCAAGTTTGCTGTTTCGAATACAGACACCAGGCTTGAATATCATCACTGAGTACATAATAGGGTACATCTACCCCGGATATCCAGTTGCCAATATGTGCTTCAAAGTGTATGGCTACATTAGTATGACACAAGCCATCACATTTTTGCAAGACTTCAAGCTTGGTCACTACATGAAAATCCCTCCTAAAACTATGTTCATGGCTCAGGTCAGCTCCAACTCTTTGATCCTTGATCTTCTCAATATTTTCCTTCATACGATTTCATTCCTAATACTCTCAGGTTTCACTGCTTAGGTTGTTGGAACCCTTATAGCCGCACTTGTCTACTTGTGTACGGCATGGTGGCTAATGGAAACCATTCCCGGCATATGTACTGATACAACATCAGTGTGGACTTGCCCCATGGACACTGTGTTTTATGACGCATCTGTCCTGTGGGGTCTGATCGGTCCACGAAGAATTTTCGGGGACTTGGGCACATATGCAGCAGTGAACTGGTTCTTCCTGGCTGGTGCAATTGCTCCAGTCCTAGTTTGGTTAGCTGCCAAGGCATTTCCACAACAGGAGTGGATTCGGCTCATCAACATGCCGGTTTTGATTGGCGCAACGGGAAGCATGCCGCCGGCAACTGCGGTTAACTATACTTCTTGGATCCTTTTGGGTTTTCTCTCTGGTTTTGTTGTGTATAGGTATAGGCCAgattggtggaggagacacAACTATGTTCTTTCTGGGGCACTTGATGCTGGTCTTGCTTTTATGGGGGTACTATTATATTTTTGCGTTGGATTGGAGGAAATTAGTGTCGACTGGTGGGGAAATGACCTTGATGGGTGTCCGCTAGCTCAATGCCCTACGGCCGTA containing:
- the LOC126794215 gene encoding oligopeptide transporter 7-like isoform X1 yields the protein MTEGSREEINQDEITAPLISRDEGQTSSPSEEEENSPVKQVALTVPIGDDPSLPVLTFRMWVLGTLSCVLLSFLNQFFWYRTEPLSITAISAQIAVVPLGQFMASRITTRVFFKGTRWEFTLNPGPFNVKEHVLITIFANSGAGTVYAIHIVTVVKVFYKKHITFFVSLLVILTTQVLGFGWAGIFRRYLVEPAAMWWPANLVQVSLFRALHEREERPKGGVTRIQFFLIAFMCSFAYYVFPGYLFTMLTSLSWICWIFPSSVLAQQIGSGLYGLGLGAFGLDWSTISSYLGSPLASPWFATANVAAGFVFVMYVLTPICYWLNVYKAKTFPIYSDELFTEDGQEYNISAIIDSNFHLNITAYEEEGPLYISTFFAMTYGVGFAALTATIVHVALFHGREIWEQSKSSFKEKKMDIHTRLMQRYNQVPEWWFVAILLSNIALTIFTCEYYNEQLQLPWWGVLLACAIAILFTLPIGIITAITNQTPGLNIITEYIIGYIYPGYPVANMCFKVYGYISMTQAITFLQDFKLGHYMKIPPKTMFMAQVVGTLIAALVYLCTAWWLMETIPGICTDTTSVWTCPMDTVFYDASVLWGLIGPRRIFGDLGTYAAVNWFFLAGAIAPVLVWLAAKAFPQQEWIRLINMPVLIGATGSMPPATAVNYTSWILLGFLSGFVVYRYRPDWWRRHNYVLSGALDAGLAFMGVLLYFCVGLEEISVDWWGNDLDGCPLAQCPTAVGVVVDGCPVYT
- the LOC126794215 gene encoding oligopeptide transporter 7-like isoform X3, which produces MTEGSREEINQDEITAPLISRDEGQTSSPSEEEENSPVKQVALTVPIGDDPSLPVLTFRMWVLGTLSCVLLSFLNQFFWYRTEPLSITAISAQIAVVPLGQFMASSITTRVFFKGTRWEFTLNPGPFNVKEHVLITIFANSGAGTVYAIHIVTVVKVFYKKHITFFVSLLVILTTQVLGFGWAGIFRRYLVEPAAMWWPANLVQVSLFRALHEREERPKGGVTRIQFFLIAFMCSFAYYVFPGYLFTMLTSLSWICWIFPSSVLAQQIGSGLYGLGLGAFGLDWSTISSYLGSPLASPWFATANVAAGFVFVMYVLTPICYWLNVYKAKTFPIYSDELFTEDGQEYNISAIIDSNFHLNITAYEEEGPLYISTFFAMTYGVGFAALTATIVHVALFHGREIWEQSKSSFKEKKMDIHTRLMQRYNQVPEWWFVAILLSNIALTIFTCEYYNEQLQLPWWGVLLACAIAILFTLPIGIITAITNQTPGLNIITEYIIGYIYPGYPVANMCFKVYGYISMTQAITFLQDFKLGHYMKIPPKTMFMAQVVGTLIAALVYLCTAWWLMETIPGICTDTTSVWTCPMDTVFYDASVLWGLIGPRRIFGDLGTYAAVNWFFLAGAIAPVLVWLAAKAFPQQEWIRLINMPVLIGATGSMPPATAVNYTSWILLGFLSGFVVYRYRPDWWRRHNYVLSGALDAGLAFMGVLLYFCVGLEEISVDWWGNDLDGCPLAQCPTAVGVVVDGCPVYT
- the LOC126794215 gene encoding oligopeptide transporter 7-like isoform X2, with the translated sequence MTEGSREEINQDEITAPLISRDEGQTSSPSEEEENSPVKQVALTVPIGDDPSLPVLTFRMWVLGTLSCVLLSFLNQFFWYRTEPLSITAISAQIAVVPLGQFMASSITTRVFFKGTRWEFTLNPGPFNVKEHVLITIFANSGAGTVYAIHIVTVVKVFYKKHITFFVSLLVILTTQVLGFGWAGIFRRYLVEPAAMWWPANLVQVSLFRALHEREERPKGGVTRIQFFLIAFMCSFAYYVFPGYLFTMLTSLSWICWIFPSSVLAQQIGSGLYGLGLGAFGLDWSTISSYLGSPLASPWFATANVAAGFVFVMYVLTPICYWLNVYKAKTFPIYSDELFTEDGQEYNISAIIDSNFHLNITAYEEEGPLYISTFFAMTYGVGFAALTATIVHVALFHGREIWEQSKSSFKEKKMDIHTRLMQRYNQVPEWWFVAILLSNIALTIFTCEYYNEQLQLPWWGVLLACAIAILFTLPIGIITAITNQTPGLNIITEYIIGYIYPGYPVANMCFKVYGYISMTQAITFLQDFKLGHYMKIPPKTMFMAQVVGTLIAALVYLCTAWWLMETIPGICTDTTSVWTCPMDTVFYDASVLWGLIGPRRIFGDLGTYAAVNWFFLAGAIAPVLVWLAAKAFPQQEWIRLINMPVLIGATGSMPPATAVNYTSWILLGFLSGFVVYRYRPDWWRRHNYVLSGALDAGLAFMGVLLYFCVGLEEISVDWWGNDLDGCPLAQCPTAVGVVVDGCPVYT